One genomic segment of Agromyces intestinalis includes these proteins:
- a CDS encoding LacI family DNA-binding transcriptional regulator produces the protein MSDVARIAGVSVSTVSRALSGASGVSAATRAEIKRIAGELVYTISPDASRLATGQTRRVAVVVRDTETWFYYAILGAIEPVLRSAGYDVLFYRVSSEAERDAFFDELPARRNVDAVILVAVPLSNEQVERLGDMAVPIVIAGSWIDHYTSIHIDETRAARQAMNHLIQLGHRRIARIGITDPEGDPWQPDAGRDAGYRAALEASGIDFDPQLNVRMEFSLDGGARAMDQLLSLDEPPTAVFAFSDEVAIGAMRSLRRVGLHVPGDVSIVGVDDHPMAELSDLTTVRQPVREMGTHAARLVIDTLGGNTVEGNVELSTQLVVRGSTASPRGLQWRS, from the coding sequence ATGTCCGACGTCGCCAGGATCGCCGGCGTCTCGGTGTCGACCGTTTCGCGCGCCCTGTCGGGAGCTTCCGGGGTGTCCGCCGCCACCCGCGCCGAGATCAAGCGCATCGCCGGCGAACTCGTGTACACGATCTCGCCAGACGCTTCACGCCTCGCGACCGGTCAGACTCGGCGCGTTGCCGTGGTGGTCCGTGACACCGAGACCTGGTTCTACTACGCGATCCTCGGCGCGATCGAGCCGGTGCTCCGTTCGGCCGGTTACGACGTGCTCTTCTACCGAGTCTCGTCGGAAGCCGAACGCGACGCGTTCTTCGACGAACTACCTGCACGCCGAAACGTCGACGCGGTGATTCTCGTCGCCGTGCCGTTGTCGAACGAACAAGTCGAGCGGCTTGGCGACATGGCTGTACCGATCGTGATCGCCGGGTCATGGATCGACCACTACACGTCGATCCACATCGACGAGACACGGGCCGCGCGGCAAGCAATGAATCATCTGATCCAGCTCGGTCACCGCCGGATCGCACGCATCGGAATCACCGATCCCGAGGGTGACCCTTGGCAACCGGACGCGGGGCGCGACGCCGGATATCGCGCCGCGCTCGAGGCAAGCGGGATCGACTTCGACCCACAGCTCAACGTACGGATGGAATTCTCACTCGACGGGGGCGCGCGAGCCATGGACCAGCTGTTGAGTCTCGATGAGCCGCCGACCGCGGTGTTCGCGTTCTCCGACGAGGTCGCGATCGGCGCAATGCGTTCGCTGCGCCGAGTGGGGCTCCACGTGCCGGGAGACGTTTCGATCGTCGGCGTCGACGACCACCCGATGGCGGAGCTGTCCGACTTGACGACCGTGCGTCAGCCAGTGCGCGAAATGGGCACGCATGCCGCGCGACTCGTCATCGACACGCTCGGCGGCAACACGGTCGAGGGCAACGTCGAGCTGTCGACCCAACTCGTGGTGCGTGGCTCCACGGCGAGCCCGAGAGGCCTTCAGTGGAGGTCGTAG
- a CDS encoding glycoside hydrolase family 13 protein, which produces MTHESTLDTPAVVARVAQSEVRWWQDAVVYQVYIRSFADGDGDGEGDLAGLIERIDYLADLGVDAIWLNPWYRSPMADGGYDVADYRDIDPRFGTLADAERLIDVAHGRGLRVIIDIVPNHTSDQHRWFRDALAGDPAARARYLFRPGRGVDGELPPNDWVSAFGGSAWARETKADGTPGDWYLHLYAVEQPDLDWSNREVREEFEDVLRFWFDRGVDGVRIDVAHGLVKADGLPDGGPVDPARQYVRPHPAWDQPGVHEIYRAWRRIADGYEPDRIFVAEAWVPDNESLARYLRPDELHTAFQIDLLFAPWSAAVLRETIAGSLAAAREVGAPSTWVLSNHDVPRNVTRYARTQPDHQILPDWDRRRWAHEPADLSLGMRRARAAAMLVGALPGSLYVYQGEELGLPEYEDLPHERRQDPTWWQSGYTEPGRDGCRVPLPWARAGASLGFGPEGGRDPWLPQPAEWGTLSVDAQAGDPDSTLELYRSVIRSRRDLFGDAPLHWIEAGADVLAFERGGTECRVNLGRLAVPLPRGSVVLLASGPVQDVIPPDTAVYLSRAGEW; this is translated from the coding sequence GTGACCCACGAATCCACGCTCGACACGCCCGCGGTCGTCGCGCGCGTCGCGCAATCAGAGGTGAGGTGGTGGCAGGACGCCGTCGTCTATCAGGTCTACATCCGCTCCTTCGCTGATGGAGACGGTGACGGGGAGGGCGACCTCGCCGGTCTGATCGAGCGCATCGACTACCTCGCGGACCTCGGCGTGGATGCGATCTGGTTGAACCCCTGGTATCGGTCGCCGATGGCCGACGGAGGCTACGACGTCGCTGACTACCGTGACATCGACCCGCGGTTCGGCACACTCGCGGATGCCGAGCGACTCATCGACGTCGCCCACGGACGTGGACTTCGCGTGATCATCGATATCGTTCCCAACCACACGTCGGATCAGCATCGCTGGTTCCGTGACGCCCTCGCGGGGGATCCGGCCGCGCGTGCCCGGTACCTCTTCCGGCCCGGCCGGGGGGTGGACGGCGAGCTCCCCCCGAATGACTGGGTGTCCGCGTTCGGCGGGTCGGCATGGGCCCGCGAAACCAAGGCCGACGGAACCCCCGGCGATTGGTACCTTCACCTCTACGCGGTGGAGCAGCCCGACCTCGACTGGAGCAATCGTGAGGTTCGCGAGGAGTTCGAGGACGTTCTGCGGTTCTGGTTCGACCGGGGGGTCGACGGCGTCCGTATCGATGTCGCTCACGGTCTCGTCAAGGCTGACGGACTCCCCGACGGCGGACCCGTCGACCCAGCCCGTCAGTACGTGAGGCCTCATCCCGCGTGGGACCAGCCCGGAGTCCACGAGATCTACCGAGCCTGGCGACGCATCGCCGACGGTTATGAGCCCGATCGCATCTTCGTGGCCGAGGCATGGGTTCCCGACAACGAATCGCTCGCCCGATACCTGCGCCCTGACGAGCTGCACACCGCGTTCCAGATCGACCTGCTCTTCGCACCATGGTCGGCAGCCGTCCTTCGGGAGACCATCGCTGGGTCGCTCGCCGCGGCACGAGAAGTCGGCGCACCCAGCACCTGGGTCCTTTCAAACCATGATGTGCCGCGCAACGTCACCCGGTATGCGCGGACGCAGCCCGATCACCAGATCCTGCCGGACTGGGATCGCCGACGATGGGCCCATGAGCCGGCCGACCTCTCGCTCGGCATGCGACGGGCTCGCGCCGCTGCGATGCTGGTCGGGGCCTTGCCCGGGTCGCTCTATGTCTACCAAGGCGAGGAACTCGGGCTACCTGAATACGAGGACCTTCCGCACGAGCGGCGGCAAGATCCGACTTGGTGGCAATCGGGTTACACGGAGCCCGGCCGGGACGGATGTCGTGTGCCGCTGCCGTGGGCGCGGGCCGGGGCATCCCTCGGATTCGGACCCGAAGGCGGCCGGGACCCGTGGCTACCGCAGCCGGCCGAATGGGGCACGCTCAGCGTCGATGCGCAGGCGGGCGATCCCGACTCCACGCTCGAGCTCTACCGGAGCGTGATTCGGTCGCGGCGCGATCTGTTCGGCGACGCACCACTGCACTGGATCGAGGCAGGCGCCGATGTCCTCGCGTTCGAGCGCGGCGGTACGGAATGTCGGGTGAATCTCGGCCGGTTGGCCGTGCCGCTTCCTCGTGGCAGCGTCGTGCTGCTCGCATCCGGACCGGTGCAGGACGTGATTCCGCCAGACACGGCGGTGTATCTCAGCCGGGCGGGGGAATGGTGA
- a CDS encoding glycoside hydrolase family 172 protein encodes MVIDIARRRQARTRSFSPENPTGAASQGGRALEGPGAWNARELGAGWKISPCVDLPAGETLTLAELDGPGAVTHLWATTARENWRSLVLRAYWDGDAEPAVEVPYGDFFCNGWGVYAPVASEMIVAAPYGGFTSYWPMPFRRSARLTLENVGAATARVFYQVDVEEGGERGEDLYLHAQWRRSNPVDELVDHVLVDVTGAGHYAGTYLAWGSNSNGWWGEGEVKFFLDDDAEYPSICGTGTEDYFGGAWNFDVPGSGYTAYTTAYLGLPQIIRPDGLYQSQQRFGMYRWHLPDPICFEKRLRSTVQALGWQSGERYLPLRDDLASTALFYLDRTAADRPELDVARLEAH; translated from the coding sequence ATGGTGATCGACATCGCGCGCCGGCGCCAGGCTCGCACCCGTTCCTTCTCACCCGAGAATCCGACCGGTGCAGCTTCGCAAGGTGGCAGAGCGCTGGAGGGCCCGGGGGCGTGGAATGCCCGCGAACTCGGGGCAGGATGGAAGATCTCGCCGTGTGTCGACCTGCCGGCGGGGGAGACCCTCACCCTCGCGGAACTCGACGGGCCGGGGGCAGTCACGCACCTCTGGGCCACAACGGCACGTGAGAACTGGCGGAGCCTCGTACTTCGTGCGTACTGGGACGGTGACGCCGAGCCAGCCGTGGAAGTGCCGTATGGCGACTTCTTCTGCAATGGCTGGGGAGTCTATGCACCGGTCGCTTCCGAGATGATCGTGGCTGCGCCCTACGGCGGCTTCACGTCCTACTGGCCGATGCCCTTCCGTCGTTCCGCGCGACTCACATTGGAGAACGTCGGTGCGGCGACAGCCCGCGTCTTCTACCAGGTCGATGTCGAAGAGGGCGGTGAACGCGGCGAGGACCTCTACCTGCACGCGCAGTGGCGGCGGTCGAACCCAGTCGATGAACTGGTGGATCACGTGCTCGTCGATGTGACGGGCGCGGGCCACTACGCCGGCACCTACCTCGCGTGGGGGTCGAACTCGAACGGCTGGTGGGGAGAGGGCGAGGTCAAGTTCTTCCTCGACGACGACGCTGAGTACCCGAGCATCTGCGGAACCGGCACCGAGGACTACTTCGGCGGTGCGTGGAACTTCGACGTTCCAGGGAGTGGGTACACCGCCTACACCACGGCCTACCTCGGACTTCCGCAGATCATCCGACCGGACGGGCTCTACCAGAGTCAGCAGAGGTTCGGAATGTATCGTTGGCACCTCCCCGACCCCATCTGCTTCGAGAAGCGCCTCAGATCGACGGTCCAGGCCCTGGGCTGGCAGAGCGGCGAACGCTACCTGCCGTTGCGGGACGACCTCGCCTCCACCGCTCTCTTCTACCTGGACCGCACCGCTGCGGACCGACCCGAACTCGATGTCGCGCGCCTCGAGGCGCACTAG